The DNA segment AAAGGAGAATTCATGGACATTGAGATCATTAAAGAAAAGCGGTGTGGATTTGTTGCTAGATAAGAGATACAACGGCGAAGATCTAGAAAGCTCCTACCCAGTACTGATCCAGGGATGGCAAACTCTTGCCAGCGTGTGGATTGATTATCATTGTTCAGAAGTGTTGGATTCGGTTGAAAAAGTGATTCTTCTGGTAGTTCCATAGATGCTTAGACCAGATTCTTCTAAAATTGTTGTATAATATTATTCAGTTGCCTGAAGCAATACAATGCAGTGGGATTAGTTGAATTCAGATCTAGCTCTAGTCTTGTCTAGTTGTCgatagtgaaattaattttctgtAGAAACAGTGTCCTAGACGTTTCTGGGAAGCATTCCATAGAAAACCGTCAGGGTAATATTTGTCTTTTCATTGAATGATATCAGTTTTATGTCCTTTTTTACAACACTTGACCTTTATAGGTTGACAATTGAAGGAAAATACTAACATTCTTAACATCCAATATGAACAAAATATGGTAAAATTGGGTTGGTCCCCTAGTAGTACAGCCGTTAACACGTGCGACTTATGTGGGTTGACGGGTTCTAGCCTCGTATGGACCGTCCTCTCGTAGCaaagactgactatccggctgtatgtccgcgtaggatgttacgccaaataaaggaagaagaagaaaaagctctGCTTATTCTTGAAGGCATTGTATGTTTTCGATACGTTCTAATTCATTGTATTGTGATGCAATGTTCTTGACATAACTTAACCTTAACAAatgcaattattttgtttgcgtacattgatgtttttttgtgaaaaaaatagTGTAGCATATCGTGTAAAAATAGGATTGCATAGAGAGGAGCTAAGAGCTAAAAGAAGCACAAGGATAAGTAAACGGTGATGTATAACTTTCAAAAAGTTCCTAAAAGTATCCCTTTTTGACCAAAAATTTCAGGTAAAGGAGCACGTAATCCATCCCATATTAGCGTATCCCATCAACGTGAACTCATTAGCTAATGCTATGAGCATTACTTTTGTTTCGATTTGCATAATGCAATTAATAAATCTGATATCTGAAGTTCAATGATACGTACAGGGCTAATTTTACAAGTTCACTTGAACCTAACTGTCAACGCACCTGTCATTAGCTATTCTTACAGTTGATTCATCGTCAACGTCGAGCCTTTTTTATTGCACTGATCGAGTTGAATTGATAATAGAAAAGATTATTTTGGAGAACATTCTTTTGATTCGACCCGAGTTGAAACTAAAATAGAAGACAAACAAAAGAGACAATTTGTGCTGTATATTAGATCTTTCACAGATCTGTAAGATGTAGCAACTTAAACTCGCCTATAAACAAAGCAACAGTTCAAAGAACTGTTTCCCAATCCGGCCCATATTCCATTTCCTGCCCAGTGTAGCAATAGTGCAACCCTCACTAATTGTTTGACAACCCTGCCAGACGGTGCAACACTGCGTGCCGAAAGATTGACGGATTGACGCACTAACCCTCTACAGAGAATCTGACGACACCCGTAATGGTCGTTGAATGGGGGAGGGAGCGTGATGAATGATGCTGATGGTCAGCGTTGGCTAACCTTACCGGACGAAAGATTAATGACTGAAgagtgcgtgtgagtgtgtgtgtatgcgaagAAATGTGGCAAGTGTCttatgaaaaaacaaaaaaaaaaactcaacgcACCAGCCCTTCTTCCGCGATTGTAGTGCCGGAGCGTTCTTAACGCATCACGTTCCGGtacgcgtttgtttgtttctgtgcCCGAGAAGCTGCAAAACAATAAAGCTTCATCAAGCAGCTCGGGGATGGCGCGGGAGGTTTTGAAAGCTTGCCAACAACTagttactactactactactactaaaaaTCGGCAtgtaaaaaagaataaaacgaTTCGATAGCGCTGTCTTCCCTTGAGCGATAGAATGTTACAGAAATTTTGAATTGCAAATGatcccatctctctctcctaAATGCGAACTGGTTTTCGGCTCTAAGGTTATCGCGTTCTAAGGGTATGTATCGATGATAagcgggttcgtcgcttgctgttTAGGGATTGCTTTTTTCCCTTTATTAGAAAGATGTTCTTCGCCGCATTTGCATAAAACGATTATACTACTCTCGCTGATAGAATTTTATTATCATTCCgtcgaacaacaaaaaaactggatTGAGATACGCGTTTCATCACAAGCAAGCAGAGTGGAAGAAGCTTCAAATGCCAAAGTGTGTTAAAACATTAACATATCCTTTCTCCTTCCAGGCAGCAGCACTGCTCGTCCTGATCGCCATCGCCACAGCCGTATCGGCCGCAGGACAACAACAGGCTAATGCTTTCAACGGTTACAACTACCCTAAACCAACCACGCCCGCCCCATTCACCGGCTACAACTATCCGAAACCATCGAAACCCTTCAACGAAGGCTACACCTACAACACGCCCAAGTGTCCACTGGTCCTCCcgagcaccaccaccgtcaccgACTACAGTACGCTCGTGTCCACTTCCTACCAGACGCAAACGCAAACCCTTCCCCCCATCACGAGCACCCGGCTGGAGACGTCCTACGTGACGCTGCCTCCCGTCGTCCAAACGCTCACCGAAACCGCCACCCAATTCATTACCTACACCTCGACCGACTTCATCGTGTCGACGACGACGGAAATTCAACCCACTACCGTCACCTCCCTGCTTACCACAACGTACTGCCAACCGAACACTTACCTTCCGCCACCGACGCCCCCGCCCAACACGTACCTGCCGGTTGAGCCACCGTCCAAGGAGTATCTGCCCCAGCGTCCTCCACCAGCCAcgggcggtgccgcgggcttTGCCACCGTCGTGCGCCAGTCCGAGTCCTCCACCGGCGGCAACGATCAGGGATCGTCGTTCATTTCCACCTTCGTCCAGCAGCAGTCCGGACCGATCAAGCGAGCGACTGATTTTGGTGTTGGTGAGCAGGGTGGGCGCATCCGAAGCTCCACTTCCGGCGAGCAGCAGCGCGTCGAAACGAACGAAGTGCTTCCGGGCGATGAGGTGCCGCAGCCAACCATCAACATCATCTACGTCGATCGGCACGGCGTGTCGGAGGGTACGCCGCCGCCCAGCCTGATGAACTGGTTGCTGTGCAAGTTTAACCTGTCCAGCGGTTCCTGCACCAACAACTGAAGTAACAGGGGAATTGATGCAATGAGAAGGTGTCTGAGTGATGTTGTGATATCTGAAAAGCAAGAAAGGGGGAGAGAAGAACTATTAGTGGCCGTGTCTGAACAAAGTTACCCGTAAATATGCGCTATACGCTATTTATATCAATCTGTGGATTGTTTCTATTTCTCTTACTCCACGCGGAAAAGGCAAGCGGTACTCACGCGAGGCTTAAAATAAgctcacacacaaccacaccttttgtttgtttcacataAATGCAGATTAGCCGTGAAAGAAATTGGACCTCTTCTTCGCTAGGGGATTTTGGCAACACCTACAGTTCTTGTTGGAgagggttcttttttttgctgtgttctCTCCTCAGAGTAAGAAAGCTGCGTGGTTGGTATAATCTTCAATAACGTATGGTATGGTAGGTAGAACGCGCTTCGTcaaaacacgcacactttCTGGGCAAAAAGTGACGAATcgccatagaaaaaaaatcgttcctGCCATCTTACAGTGTGAGCAGAGGTAGTTGTGAGAGTGCAAATGTAAGAaagattgtttatttattgatttgttcGAATTATTAGTGCAATTCCCCGAAAATTGCAGACAAACGACCGAGAAGAAATGGGgaaataattgtaaaatttaTGACATAAGTTCAACTTCTTCTGGAGTTGGATTTGTATCCTTTGAGAAGTACTGTTGAACGACAAAACTACATCTTTtagtgtgcttttaaataattaataaattagttttatacTCACACCACCTCCATTGATCTGCTCTAACAGCATTGCACTTTAGTGTTGCATTCGGTGGCTACCATTTGGTAGACCCCTCTCTCATCCTGCGACTCATCCCGGAACTGGAATCCTGTTATAAAGCagaatttcatccaaaaataaataaaaaagcaaaaacatccCCCAAAAACCACACCGATCTGATACCACATTTAATGATCCCTTTAGTTCGAACTCCAATACTGCCCTCCTTGCCTCCGAAGGCAATTAGGAGTGGATTTAGCTTTATCGtcgcattcttttttttttgtttatatggAGTGAGCCCGCTTAAATGCCATCTGGCCAAGAAACTGGTTACAAATGCGCCCCAAaaacgcaaaataaaaacaccccCAAACTTCTGtaaaccagcaaaaaaaaaaaccttgcgTGCGAAGACATCCACACCCTGCCCGAGAGTGGAGAGCGAGAAACGTCAATGACCGTCCCGGGCCAGAATCAGAACCCACTCTCTCCTACTCCACTCGCTTCATCATCCTCGCCACGGATAACATCGCTTGCACACCAACGCCCAACGGAagaatttgaatttgatttcGGTTTCCCGGTTTTGGGCAGCCTCcccgcagacacacacacccagccaGCTGGTCGCGTTCCTTaattttaacataaaaaaacaggaaaaaacagtggaaaaatggggaaaaaagtGCCAAAAATAAAGCTCACAAAGCGTCACCTTCTGCTTCCCCCCGTTCCTTCTCCATGGGGTCCATATCTTGATGCTCCACTGATACGACCTGCTGGCGGGCTGATTGGCCGGCCGCCAAATTTGGATGTTTGATGATAAATATATGGCACAGGGAGAacgagaaacacacacacacagttctcGCTTACAGCGTCTGGAGAGCAAAAGGGGAATCCCATAAACCGGATCCTGGAACAGGGGTTTCGCAGGAGgactaaaaagaaaaaaagaggaaaaaagaacagattgtaaattttgattaaCCAGAAGAAACACGGCTATCCCTGGTGTGCTTTTCCCCGCGCCAAACGGTCTCCGCCCCCCTCGTTGGTTGGCGTTTTAGTAAATGCGATTTGGATATGGGTGGACGGCAGCTTAGGAAAGTTAGAATAACGCTCAACAGCTCACCTAGAACGACAGAATTAGTATGCGGTAATGCGACACCGAACCCACACGCGTGCAATCACTCGATCTTGGGGACAGATTCTTCCACTACAATGTATTATAGCACTCTATAGTGTGTTTGGATGTGCTTTGGGTAATAAAATCGTGGCCTGCTTTGGTGCGTTTCTCCCCGCTGCCGCGGCCACCACTGTCAGATTCACTTTCGAGATCAGGTTTTCATCGCTTCTGCGTTTCGCGAATGCACTTTGACGACAGAGGTGTCAATATggggaggtgtgtgtgtagaaggtTTTTGATTGACAGAAGAAGATCGGCTCATACCACCGGCGTGTGTGTTCCACCGCCCAGTGGGTGTCGTCTAATCCAAAAGGTAAGCCTCGCACCAAGACAAAACGATGCTCATTAGGACGCTAATGCTAATAATCCATAACGGCCAAGGTTGCGACTGTCAGGGCTCCtcgcgctcgctctctctctctctctctctctctctctctgtttctagGGCGGTTTTCGGTTTCCCGCCCTGCGCCGAGAACAGCATCCAGCACCGATGCGGATCCGATTGCGCTCCGCGGTGCGCGCATCATCCCGCCAGCGCGCTCGGGTGCGGTTCGGTTTTATGTAACACACACGCCCGAACGGACGGACGCGCGAATCGGAGCGCAACCGCAAAAGGAAAGGATGCTCTCGCGGGTCGGACAGGTTCTGCGTTGCGGGCGCGCGTATAAAGCCGAACGTTCTGACGCGAACCGGTGACAGTACGGTGCGAGAAGTGACAACAGAACGATGAAATAGTTCCAGCTCAGTAGGCGACACAGGAATTGGAGATAAAAACctgcaagagaaaaaaatacggTATTGTGTTGGTTGTGATTGTCTGTGTGATTGAAGTGAAAGATCGGAAGGATCTTTGCAGCAATTAAAGTGTGATAGCTAGAGTGTTGAGCAAAGCATGAAGCAATTGTTAGCGTTCGGTGTGTGCCTGCTGGCCAGTTTGCTGCTGCCAGCGGCAGCTAACCCCCGGTTTGACGGCTACACCTACACTACGCCCGCCGCCGATGGGTACCACTACACGACCCCCGCCTGCGGGCTGCCGGAACCGTGCAATCCCGTAACGACCACCGTCACCAGACCGACCACCATTACCCGGTCCGATGTGCGCACCGTCACCGACTACCGGACGCAGATCGTACCGACGACGACCACCGTCACGAGCCGCACGACTGCCTACTCCACCAAGGTGGTGACGGACGTGGTAACGCAAACGCCACCACCGGTCACAACCACCCAAACGCAAACccgcaccagcaccatcacctCCCGCTCGACGGCCACGGCTTTCCTCACCGAAACGGAGCGCGAAACGGAAACGCGCACCAACACGGTCACGCAAACGAAGTCGTACACCTCGACCAAGATCGTGCCGACGACGGTGGAGCGCACGGTGACCACGACGCAG comes from the Anopheles coluzzii chromosome 2, AcolN3, whole genome shotgun sequence genome and includes:
- the LOC120953005 gene encoding uncharacterized protein LOC120953005, translated to MPKCVKTLTYPFSFQAAALLVLIAIATAVSAAGQQQANAFNGYNYPKPTTPAPFTGYNYPKPSKPFNEGYTYNTPKCPLVLPSTTTVTDYSTLVSTSYQTQTQTLPPITSTRLETSYVTLPPVVQTLTETATQFITYTSTDFIVSTTTEIQPTTVTSLLTTTYCQPNTYLPPPTPPPNTYLPVEPPSKEYLPQRPPPATGGAAGFATVVRQSESSTGGNDQGSSFISTFVQQQSGPIKRATDFGVGEQGGRIRSSTSGEQQRVETNEVLPGDEVPQPTINIIYVDRHGVSEGTPPPSLMNWLLCKFNLSSGSCTNN